CGCCCCTGGATCGAAGGCCGGTTCGAGGAAAACGTCGTCACCACGACGATCGAACAAGCGATCAACTGGGCTCGTCAATCGAGCATTTGGCCGATGACATTCGGCTTGGCTTGCTGTGCGATCGAAATGATGGCGGCCGGAGCGAGCCGCTACGATTTGGATCGCTTCGGAGCGGGGGCGTTTCGAGCGACGCCACGGCAGGCCGATTTGATGATTGTGGCGGGAACGGTGACCTACAAAATGGCCAGCCGCGTGCGCCGGCTCTATAACCTGATGCCCGATCCGAAATTCGTGATCGCCATGGGCGCCTGCACGACCGGCGGCGGGCCCTATTTCAAATGGGGCTATCATGTCGTAAAAGGCGTCGATCTGGTGGTGCCGGTGGATGTGTATGTGCCGGGCTGCCCGCCGCGGCCGGAATCGCTGCTGGAGGGCTTGATGCGGATTCAGGACAAGATTTTGGGGCACAAAATGTGCCGCCGCCAAGGCAGCCACGAAAAGCTCGACGATGAGTTGCCCGTGCCGCACCATTCCGGTTATGTTCGTGCCCCCGAGGAAATCGAGCCGCTTTACGACCACCAAAAAATCACGGGTTGAAGTTCGGGGTCTGGCTCATTTTTCGGCCCGCTCGGCTTAAGATTGGCCGGCTGGCGCAACGCCGAAAAACGTGCCTGACCCCCTGGCGCAACGAAAAATCGCAACTGGATAGACGATGATTTCCAAAATGACCGAATCCCTGAAGATCACCAACCTGCATGTTTCCACGGCCGACAAGCCGATCCTGCGCGGCGTCAATCTTGAAGTGCATCGCGGCGAGGTGCATGCCTTGATGGGCCCAAACGGCTCGGGCAAGACCACGCTCGGCCTGGCCATCATGGGCCACCCGAATTACGAAGTCACCGAAGGCAGCATCGAGCTGATCCAAGCCGATGGTTCGGTGCTCGATCTGTTAGCCCTCGAGCCGAACCAACGGGCCCGGGCCGGCATCTTCATGGCGTTTCAGCGGCCGATCGCCGTGCCGGGCGTGAAGATGGCCGACTTCTTGCGGCACGCGGCCACGAACGTCCGCCGTCCCGAGCGGAAAGAAGGTGAAGAACTGATTCCGATGCGCGAGTTCCGCAAGGAGTTGCGAGCCAAGATGGAGCAATTGCGGATCGACCCTGAATTCGCCCGGCGATACGTCAACGACGGCTTTTCCGGCGGCGAGATGAAGCGGGCCGAGATTTTGCAATTGGCCATGCTCCAGCCGAAATTCGCTGTTCTCGACGAAACCGACAGCGGCCTCGATGCCGACGCCGTTCGCCTCGCCAGCCAAAGCATTGCCGAAATCGGTGGTGCCCGGATGGGCATCTTGATCATCACGCACCACGAGCAGCTTTTGGAGCACAACGCACCGGACAAGACGCATGTCATGCTCGGTGGACGGATTGTCGAAACCGGCGGCCCAGAACTTGCCGCCGAATTGCACAAACAGGGCTACGAGCGGATCCGTCTGGCGTATCCCGACGCGGCCGACGACGAACGGGCGATGGCGATCAGCCAGACCGAAGCCGGGCAGATTTAGAAAGACTGGAGAGCGATACCATGGCAACTGAAGTCACCACACACGATTCGATTCCGGCAGGGAGCGCAGCAGGCCCAGCGCCGCACGATCAAATCGGCGAAATCAACAAATACGATTTCCACACCGACAGCAAGCCCGTGTTCCGCGCCCGCCGCGGGCTCGATGCTGACATCGTCCAGCAGATTTCGGATATCAAATCCGAGCCCGAATGGATGCGCCAATTTCGGCTCAAGAGCCTGGAGATTTTCAATTCCAAGCCGATGCCGCGCTGGGGCGGCGATATCGCGATCAATTTTCAAGACATCTACTACTATCTCAAGCCGGCGGAACACCAAGGCCGCACCTGGGACGATGTGCCCGCGGAAATCAAGAAAACATTCGATCGGCTTGGAATTCCCGAAGCCGAGAAAAAGTATCTCGCCGGGGTGAAAGCCCAGTTCGAAAGCGAAGTGGTGTACGGCTCGCTCC
This DNA window, taken from Pirellulales bacterium, encodes the following:
- a CDS encoding NADH-quinone oxidoreductase subunit B family protein, with translation MNQVNTHQSATDHGHSPAEGQTPAEPRFNVSGMTEPTPLRPWIEGRFEENVVTTTIEQAINWARQSSIWPMTFGLACCAIEMMAAGASRYDLDRFGAGAFRATPRQADLMIVAGTVTYKMASRVRRLYNLMPDPKFVIAMGACTTGGGPYFKWGYHVVKGVDLVVPVDVYVPGCPPRPESLLEGLMRIQDKILGHKMCRRQGSHEKLDDELPVPHHSGYVRAPEEIEPLYDHQKITG
- the sufC gene encoding Fe-S cluster assembly ATPase SufC, giving the protein MTESLKITNLHVSTADKPILRGVNLEVHRGEVHALMGPNGSGKTTLGLAIMGHPNYEVTEGSIELIQADGSVLDLLALEPNQRARAGIFMAFQRPIAVPGVKMADFLRHAATNVRRPERKEGEELIPMREFRKELRAKMEQLRIDPEFARRYVNDGFSGGEMKRAEILQLAMLQPKFAVLDETDSGLDADAVRLASQSIAEIGGARMGILIITHHEQLLEHNAPDKTHVMLGGRIVETGGPELAAELHKQGYERIRLAYPDAADDERAMAISQTEAGQI